A region of Vitis riparia cultivar Riparia Gloire de Montpellier isolate 1030 chromosome 1, EGFV_Vit.rip_1.0, whole genome shotgun sequence DNA encodes the following proteins:
- the LOC117917968 gene encoding receptor-like protein EIX2, with amino-acid sequence MIPPHLGNLSQLRYLDLNGNDHHYVHNLNWLSGISSLKYLDLGYVDLTEATTNWMQAVNMLPFLLELHLSGCELSHFPQYSNPFVNLTSILVIDLSENNFNTTLPGWLFNISTLMDLYLNHATIKGPIPHVNLLSLRNLVTLDLSFNYIGSEGIELVNGLSACTNNSLEELNLGGNQVSGQLPDSLGLFKNLKSLDLSSNNIVGPFPHSIQHLTNLESLHLSKKSISGPIPTWIGNLLRMKRLDLSFNLMNGTIPESIGQLRELTELYLNWNAWEGVISEIHFSNLTKLTKFSLLVSPKNQSLRFHLRPEWIPPFSLESIEVCNCYVSLKFPNWLRTQKRLGLMILKNVGISDAIPEWLWKLDFRWLILSRNQLYGTLPNSLSFRQDALVDLSFNRLGGPLPLRLNVGYLYLGNNSFSGPIPLNIGELSSFQILDVSGNLLNGSIPSSISKLKDLEVIDLSNNHLSGKIPKNWNDLHQLMAIDLSKNKLSGGIPSWMCSKSSLTQLILGDNNLSGEPFPSLRNCTGLSSLDLGNNRFSGEIPKWIGERMPSLEQLRLRGNMLTGDIPEQLCWLSHLHILDLAVNNLSGSIPQCLGNLTALSFVTLLDNFDDPRFHKYYSESMELVLKGQNMEFESILPIVNLMDLSSNNIWGEIPKEITNLSTLGTLNLSRNQLTGKIPEKIGAMQGLETLDLSCNCLSGPIPPSMSSITSLNHLNLSHNRLSGPIPTTNQFSTFNDPSIYEANLGLCGPPLSTNCSDQDHKDEEEDEDEWDMSWFFISMGLGFPVGFWAVCGSLVLKKSWRQAYFRFIDETRDRLYVFTAVNVARLKRKMEANGVHG; translated from the coding sequence ATGATTCCTCCTCATCTTGGAAATTTGTCACAGTTACGTTATCTTGATCTTAATGGAAATGACCACCACTATGTTCATAATTTGAATTGGCTTTCTGGtatttcttctttaaaataCCTTGATCTGGGGTATGTGGACCTTACAGAAGCAACCACAAATTGGATGCAAGCTGTAAACATGCTTCCTTTTTTGTTAGAATTACATTTGTCCGGTTGTGAACTCAGTCACTTCCCTCAGTACTCCAATCCGTTTGTTAATTTGACTTCTATTTTGGTCATTGATCTCTCCGAAAACAATTTCAACACTACTTTGCCTGGCTGGTTGTTTAACATCAGTACCCTTATGGATCTTTATTTAAATCATGCTACAATTAAAGGTCCGATTCCCCATGTTAACTTGCTAAGCCTTCGCAACTTGGTGACCTTAGATCTCTCATTCAATTATATTGGAAGTGAAGGAATTGAATTGGTGAATGGTTTATCAGCATGCACTAATAATTCCTTGGAAGAGTTAAACTTGGGCGGTAATCAAGTCAGTGGTCAGTTGCCAGATTCATTAGGGctctttaagaatttaaaatccCTGGACTTGAGCAGTAACAATATTGTTGGTCCCTTCCCCCATTCAATTCAACACCTTACCAACTTAGAGAGTCTTCATCTGAGTAAAAAGTCCATCTCAGGTCCAATTCCAACATGGATTGGAAACTTGCTGCGGATGAAGAGACTTGACTTGTCATTCAATCTAATGAATGGGACGATTCCAGAAAGTATCGGACAACTTAGAGAGCTGACTGAGTTGTATCTTAATTGGAATGCTTGGGAAGGGGTAATATCTGAAATTCATTTTAGTAATCTTACTAAACTGACAAAATTCTCATTACTCGTATCACCCAAAAACCAGTCTCTCCGTTTTCATTTGAGACCTGAATGGATTCCTCCCTTCAGTCTCGAATCTATCGAGGTTTGCAACTGCTATGTATCTCTCAAGTTCCCCAACTGGCTTAGAACTCAAAAGAGACTTGGGCTtatgattctaaaaaatgtgGGGATTTCAGACGCAATACCCGAATGGCTTTGGAAACTAGATTTTAGGTGGTTAATACTTTCTAGAAACCAATTGTATGGAACGCTTCCCAACTCATTATCCTTTCGCCAAGACGCATTGGTGGATTTAAGTTTCAACCGCTTGGGGGGCCCACTCCCACTTCGACTTAATGTGGGATATTTGTATCTGGGAAACAATTCATTTTCTGGTCCAATTCCCTTGAACATCGGGGAATTATCAAGCTTCCAAATCCTTGATGTTTCTGGTAACTTGTTAAATGGCAGCATTCCTTCATCAATTAGTAAACTAAAGGATTTGGAAGTAATTGATCTCTCAAACAATCATTTATCTGGAAAGATTCCAAAGAATTGGAATGATTTGCACCAGCTTATGGCCATAGATCTATCCAAGAACAAACTGTCTGGTGGGATTCCGAGTTGGATGTGTTCAAAATCTTCACTTACTCAGTTGATATTGGGTGACAACAATCTTTCTGGGGAACCCTTTCCAAGCTTACGAAACTGCACAGGGTTGTCCTCTCTTGATCTTGGAAATAACAGGTTTTCGGGTGAGATACCCAAATGGATTGGAGAAAGAATGCCATCACTGGAGCAGCTGCGTCTACGGGGCAACATGTTGACAGGAGATATTCCTGAGCAATTGTGTTGGCTTTCTCATCTCCACATTTTGGATCTTGCAGTGAACAATTTATCAGGATCCATCCCACAATGCTTAGGCAATTTAACTGCTTTAAGTTTTGTGACCTTATTAGACAATTTTGACGACCCCAGATTTCATAAATACTATTCGGAGAGCATGGAGCTAGTATTAAAGGGACAAAATATGGAATTTGAAAGCATATTGCCAATTGTGAATTTGATGGATCTTTCTAGCAATAACATTTGGGGAGAGATCCCAAAAGAGATCACAAATCTCTCGACCCTGGGTACCTTGAATTTGTCCCGAAACCAGTTGACTGGAAAGATACCTGAGAAGATTGGAGCCATGCAAGGGCTAGAAACTCTTGACCTCTCATGCAACTGCCTGTCAGGCCCAATTCCTCCGAGCATGTCTTCTATAACCTCATTGAACCATTTGAACCTATCGCATAACCGCCTGTCAGGACCAATTCCAACAACCAACCAGTTCTCGACATTCAACGATCCGTCCATTTATGAGGCGAACCTGGGACTTTGTGGGCCTCCATTGTCAACCAACTGCTCCGATCAAGATCACAAAGATGAGgaggaagatgaagatgaatGGGACATGTCATGGTTCTTCATAAGCATGGGATTGGGCTTTCCGGTGGGATTTTGGGCTGTATGTGGCAGTTTGGTTCTAAAGAAGTCTTGGAGGCAGGCATATTTCCGGTTCATTGATGAAACCAGAGATAGACTGTATGTCTTCACTGCAGTGAATGTGGCTCGTCTGAAAAGGAAGATGGAAGCAAATGGAGTTCATGGCTAA